GTTCATACTCATCGCACTGTTGAAGCATTTAGAAGATTGTTATATTCTGGTTTGGTAAAGAGGAGCCCTATTGAATAGGGGCGGTATTGAATGGTTGCAAGTGAGAGTATGATGCCTCTTACACACTGCTAGAGCTGGAGGCTCAATGGCCACCACCAACatcccttcttcttcattcatatCAGATGATAGttctcctctcttcctcaaGCTTTCGGCAAGCGGTTCTTCCTATTCATATACAATAAGAAACCTATATGTGAGATGTAAGAAACTTTTCTCTAAGAGCAATACTTGGGAAGAAAATACATTCAAATTCATACTGTTAAAGAGAAACATGTCATATAGCCTGTAATGTTGTATAATTCGGAAATCTTTACTGCATGCAATCTTTAAGTAAATTTAGAATTTGACCGCCACGCTCTCGCACAAGAGTGAGTGGCCATGGGATGACGCGAGTTGGTAGGAGGAATTGGATCGCTTTTGGGCAGAGAAGATAAGGGACCCGGATCAATGTTGGGAGGTGGTGGGGTGCAAGACCAGGGGTGAAGGAGGTGGTGGGACATTTACTAGGAGAGCTATAGCAAGGGTAGGGGAGAGGAGTCAAagaagggggtggggagggCGGAGGGAGGAGGTTGGAGCTAGTGATGGGAAGGTAGTGTGGATGGATATGGAGATGGGGTGGTAGTGTGGGTGGATGTGGAGATGGGGTGGGTGGGTAGTGGCACCCACCATTAAAAGTGTTCTCCTTAAAGCTGCTAAAAGGTGTATAAACTGGCTGTAGCTACTACTACCACTACATATTAAAAGTCATAGCACATTTAGTAGTGAATTTCTGATAATAGAAAGAAACCACCAAGAAAGACTATAGAGACGAATTTTTTAAATGGGCataatcggtttttaaacgaGCATATTTAAAATGTACTCTTATATTCCAGCTCATTTAATTCTgatcatgcaagcccaaaaatatgACAAGAAATCAAAAGTATGAGTATGCGAACCAAccatttcattttaatataacaTTAAGAAAACGCATTCACCATTAATTAATCCCAACGCATGCACCATCAATTAATCCAAATATGTTAGAAGCAGGAGAAGATGACATATctatcataaattatttaatataaatatcCAATATGAATATAATAATGCTGgaatattaatatattattacttTACAAAACGGCAAAACCAAGGAACACTCATTAAaggggccgggctcaagcccgaaaCGTTTTAATAAACTGGCCAGGCCGATCTATAAGCGATCGATTCCGATCAGTTTAGTCCAGTTGGTCTTGggtttgacacccttacctatAAGAGATTGCTGCTTTAGCAAAAACAGAATTGAAAGGGTAGTAGGGTAGTTTACCTGCATTGTATATACGGGCTAACATTTCGGATGAGTTGGCATCACCAATAGCAATTTTTAGTAACGATGACATTTGTGGGGAGCTCCTCGGGGCTGTATTGATGTATACAATATGAACCAAAATCCAGATGTTGGAGTGAAGACAGGTTTCTCAACCCCTTGGGTAGCGATGTACAATTATGGATATAAAAGCGATTAATATTTGGAGGTAGACTCTCAGTCCCATCCAGAAACTGCACCAACTCTTCCATCTCATACCCAAGACGAATATTTTTGAGTGAGGTGAGTCTGCTTAATCCTCCATGAGGCAACATCCTGAGCATTGGACAGCCAATGAAACGCAATTCACATAATCTCGGACTTGACAGAAGTGGCTGTGGTAGTATCCTCAGTTTGGGACACATTGTAATGGTTAGACTTAAGAGGCTAGGGAATTCGGGTCCCTCTCCTCCAGAGCTAGACCACTCTTCCAACTTATTCATGTCTTGTACGTACAGAGATTCCAATAGGGGTAGCTCCCCAATCGGAGGGAGGACTTGGCATTCCATGCAGCGTATTAGTTTTAGAGAGACTAACTTCTTGTATCTTGGCAACtctatcatcaaccatcttggAAATGTTGACCCACCGTAATTTCTCATCTCTAAATGCTTCAGCTCACTGTGAGGTCGTAAACTTTCAAAAACCTCAACATCTTTATCACCTCCGTCTCTCCACAAAAAACTAATCTCATCAACTtttttcttattcatcaaatcaGCTTCCAGAGCATCCAAAGGATCAATCACATTCCCTGGGATGCGGATTGAAAGCGCCCCCTCAAGCTGTTTTAGCTCCTTGAGCTCTCTTATTCCACGACCGTCATCATTTATTGAGATAGGGAAATATGGCATTGTCTTGAGACTAGTTAATCTCCCAATTCCTTGTGGCATGGAAAGTATGGGACATCCATAAAGGTCTAGATGTTGGAGATTGCGTAGATACTTGATGCCTCTAGGGAACTCACGTATTCCGGAAAAACGGAGTATCAGTGACTGTAGATTGTGAAGATCACACAATGACTCAGGTAATCGTTGAATGCATGGAGCAAAAGGGAGGTTAATATAATGTAGGTATTTCAAATAGCCAATATCATTGGGAAGCATTGGAAAATCATAATGACTCAAATCTAAGACACGTAGGTATCTCAATCCTCCAAAGGATTCAATAGGTTTAATCCGTTCCAAACACGTGTTTCGTACAACAAATGTGGATAACTTCTTGGCGTGACCATGATTTTTGTCCTGATCAAACAAGTGTTTCGTACAACAAGTGGACAAATAACGGGTCTCTTTAGTAAAGCTATGGCACGATTCCCCAAACTCAATTCTACCATATACCTCTCCTGACACTGCTTCTGCTAAATCATGTACAAGGTCATGCATTACAAATTGACCCTTACCTCCATTGTTGTGCTGGAAGAAAGACCTATGCAgcaaatcatcaaaatattggCTACCTTTGTCTTCCATTCTTGTAGCGTTCGATCTAACAAATCCTTCTGCCATCCACAGTTGGATCAGAGGTTGCTTATAGAATTTATAATCTTTAGGAAATAAAGAACAATAAGCAAAACACTGCTTCAAATATGTGGGAAGAAAATAGTAGCTTAGACTTAGAGCAGCTGGCAAATTGCTCTCTTCCAATAACTCCCACATGGAACTATTCAACACTTCTTCCCAATGGTTTaaatctgaagaagaagaagagcataaAAGGCCTGCAAGCGTACTTGCTGCCAAGGGCAATCCTTTGCACTTCTTTGCAATCTTCCTACCCACTTCTTCCATGTTGGGAGCAATAGAGCCATAATCCATTGATATGCGCCTTTCCATTATTGACCAACACTCTTCATCAGATAAAATCTGTAGATCTTGGGTATAAATGGGGTGCATTATTGAAGAAACTCTCCTACTTCGAGTTGTTACTATTATTCTACTTCCTCTCCCTGCCGCCATGAATATTACTCTCAGATCTTTCCAATCGGTTTCCTTTTCAGTCCAAACATCATCCAAGACAATTAAAACTCGTTTCCCCCTTAATTCCTTCATCAATTTACGTTGAAGTGGCTCTAGGTTGCTCAGATTAGGATTTTCCCCAGTCAAGGACTCCAGAATTGCAGAGGTCAATCTCACAACATTAAAATCAGTGGACACACAAACCCAAGCTTTTCTGCTTTCAAAATGTTTCTCTACATCAGGATCATTATAGACAAGCTGGGCTAAAGTCGTCTTGCCTACACCACCTAATCCAACAATGGCAATaacagaaactttttttttatttgcatcaTCTGAATATGacaacaacttttttttaatttcatcttGCTCTTTCTTTCTCCCCAAAGTAATAGACTCATCAACTAGAGAACCACTCTTTGGCCTGGTATCTATTTCATCATTTACATTATGTGATTTCCAATTTACTGAGTCTCTGAGATAGTGATCTTTAAGTTCCTTCTCAATCTCCACTAGTTTATTTATGAGTTCATCATATATAAGAGGTTCAATTTCTTGTCTATGTAAAAGCCCGCCATTTTCTTTCAAGTTAGAGGGGAAGTGCACGAAACGTACCTTTCGACCAAGATCTTTTTCCTTGTGAGCTTTATGAGCTTCATAGATGAACTCATCCAATATGTCCTGAGCTCGGTAAGCAACATCCCTGAGATTCCTAAGGCATTCTTTCTGTACAATATTCTTCATTTGAGCTTGCTCTGCAAAATTGAGCAGTTTTACAATTTTCTTAAGAACTTGAGAGAGTTCACGTAAAGCAGGTTGCACAGACCATTGGGATCCAAATTCCCTTAACGCTTCTGATGAGGATAATTTGTCAAGCAAAGCTGATACAAGAAGGGATACAATTATATCATCCCTACTTCCTTCCATAACTACTCCCTGCAAGAAACGGAACAGAGCACAGATGAGTTTGTAAATATGTTTGGGATGAAAAGGTTCTGAAAACTAAATACAAACAACAGTAATTATCCATTCAAGGAAGAGATGTCGAGGAGTTTATATATCATTGCATCTGGTAGGAAGGAGACTGGAAAATTACCTCCTGAAAACTTATACTTTTATCTCGAAATTAATGAATCTCTAAACAGGTTAGAAGGAACGGGAAGAATAGGATCATCTCCTCTTGTTCCCTTCCATCAAATATGAAAAACTAGAGCACAAAAACAAGATTTTCGTCATTGATTAATCATTAATTATTGATGCTTTTTACCATCCACAAGGTTTCCAGGGTCGTTCGATCAGGTTTATGTTCCAGAACAATCTCGCAAGTCCTGGTTCTTggatttgaaatttattttctctctcttcattaaatAAATTCTAAATCCATGAATCAAGAATGTTTGAAATTGTTCTAATACATAAACCTGATAGTCTCATTTGCGGACAAAACACCACAAAAGTGATAAGAAGACGTatcttagatttttatttcatgtgGTTAGAACAGTTTTAGGCTTTTAGATTGAAGAAAGTCCTATGCCATTAAATGCATTTGGTAAAGAAAGGAAATCTTTTCAAAACATACGAAACAAATAGAGCAGTCGCAATCCTCCTCGGgctgattttttttccattctataAACACAAATCCTAATGGTGGCAGCTTCAGCTTGAAGAGTTATCCCCCgaagaggaatttgtggaaTCGAAAAATGATATATACATGTGTAGATGGATGTGTGTAGAAATAATATGTGGTCATTGGTCAGCAATGCTCAATAGGATACACAAATCCAAATGGATTGACAGAATAGAAAAGCCTGAAATTTTGTTCCAAGAAATTTCTTGTTGGGGCATCATactcaacaaaagtacaattattattatttttaaatcttttattGGTGATGTGGATAACCACCCATGCTTTACTCAAAGCAAATAAATGTTTGAATAATTTATGTGAACTCAAAAGGAACATCCAAAGATAGACCCCacattaagggtgtcaatttcaaatcgaAACCGAATATCAAAATCGAAACGGAGTCCAATTAAATggaccgaatcgaaccgaaccgaataaATTCGATTCATATTcggtttgagtatgtgagtattGCTATTTGGTTCAGTTCAGTTTCGATTTAGGATGTTAAAACGTCGGTTtggaaccgaaaccgaaccaaattaCTCTTAAaagtttaaaccaaaaaaaaaaaccctactatAGCTAAgacttaggctccgtttggtatcgtttctgttccggAAACtccgttttgtgtcaaaaacggaaatttcagtttttgtgtcaaaacgccatttttaaacgatttaatgctgtttggtgaatctgtttctagaacagtttcagaaccaaaAAACGACagttctgccgtttggtaatgcttgtttcagaaacggtttttttttttctcttttcttttcttttaagtcaataattacaaaaataaaattaaaatactataagcatataaatcctttgggacaataaaatattacataccaactaaaaaaaacatagtttcaaaaggatgaataaaatacagtattaacaatgccttgtccaagttaattattatataattccccaaattttcactttttgtccaagtctaaagacttgaatgcttGGAGGAtgctttcatcttatttgtttggtcctctaattatagaaatcagatttggaatcatacccaagcaaagtaacaaagctccaataaaatcagatttggggagagataatggaaagactaataaaaccaagcaaagtaacaaagaaatcaagcataggaaaataacaaagaaatcaagcatagcAAAGTAACAAAGGAATCAAGCTATCCAAATTAATAGTAAGTGCTAGTGTGTTTATTATAATAAGCTGTTTGAAGTACTTACTGTTTATTCTAAGAGATTTTCCTTTCAATATAATACAAATTGTC
The DNA window shown above is from Macadamia integrifolia cultivar HAES 741 unplaced genomic scaffold, SCU_Mint_v3 scaffold2352, whole genome shotgun sequence and carries:
- the LOC122066339 gene encoding putative disease resistance RPP13-like protein 1, which gives rise to MEGSRDDIIVSLLVSALLDKLSSSEALREFGSQWSVQPALRELSQVLKKIVKLLNFAEQAQMKNIVQKECLRNLRDVAYRAQDILDEFIYEAHKAHKEKDLGRKVRFVHFPSNLKENGGLLHRQEIEPLIYDELINKLVEIEKELKDHYLRDSVNWKSHNVNDEIDTRPKSGSLVDESITLGRKKEQDEIKKKLLSYSDDANKKKVSVIAIVGLGGVGKTTLAQLVYNDPDVEKHFESRKAWVCVSTDFNVVRLTSAILESLTGENPNLSNLEPLQRKLMKELRGKRVLIVLDDVWTEKETDWKDLRVIFMAAGRGSRIIVTTRSRRVSSIMHPIYTQDLQILSDEECWSIMERRISMDYGSIAPNMEEVGRKIAKKCKGLPLAASTLAGLLCSSSSSDLNHWEEVLNSSMWELLEESNLPAALSLSYYFLPTYLKQCFAYCSLFPKDYKFYKQPLIQLWMAEGFVRSNATRMEDKGSQYFDDLLHRSFFQHNNGGKGQFVMHDLVHDLAEAVSGEVYGRIEFGESCHSFTKETRYLSTCCTKHLFDQDKNHGHAKKLSTFVVRNTCLERIKPIESFGGLRYLRVLDLSHYDFPMLPNDIGYLKYLHYINLPFAPCIQRLPESLCDLHNLQSLILRFSGIREFPRGIKYLRNLQHLDLYGCPILSMPQGIGRLTSLKTMPYFPISINDDGRGIRELKELKQLEGALSIRIPGNVIDPLDALEADLMNKKKVDEISFLWRDGGDKDVEVFESLRPHSELKHLEMRNYGGSTFPRWLMIELPRYKKLVSLKLIRCMECQVLPPIGELPLLESLYVQDMNKLEEWSSSGGEGPEFPSLLSLTITMCPKLRILPQPLLSSPRLCELRFIGCPMLRMLPHGGLSRLTSLKNIRLGYEMEELVQFLDGTESLPPNINRFYIHNCTSLPKGLRNLSSLQHLDFGSYCIHQYSPEELPTNVIVTKNCYW